In Mobula hypostoma chromosome 24, sMobHyp1.1, whole genome shotgun sequence, a genomic segment contains:
- the klhl26 gene encoding kelch-like protein 26 isoform X4 yields MFTGGMREMGQDVIELKGVSARGLRHIIDFAYSAEVTLDLDCVQDVLGAAVFLQITPVVELCEQFLKSAMSVETCLNIGQMATTFSLTSLKESVDAFTFAHFLQIAEEEDFLHLPLERLVFFLKSNKLKNCSEVDLFRAAIRWLQYDETRLANASLVLCHIRFPLMKSTELVDSVQTQSLMLDDPMCRQYLLEAFNYQILPFRQHEMQCSRTMIRSDTLSLVAFGGTPYTDNNRTVSRKVFVLADGNARQFSEWPEMEIGCSHACVAVLDNFVYVVGGQHLQYRSGEGAVSCCFRYDPHLSHWLRICAMQEARIQFQLDVLQGMLFATGGRNLSGSLSTVECYSPRRNEWTNVCCLKRRTWGHAGTSSGGKLYISGGYGITIEDKKSLHCYNPETDLWEQKASMNEPRVLHSMVGANGRIYALGGRMDHVDHCFDVLAVEYYIPENDQWTSVSPMRTGQSEAGCCVLHRKIYVVGGYNWHLNNVTSVVQVYNIGTDEWERDLHFPESLAGIACAPVVFPQLSAQR; encoded by the coding sequence TGCGGGAAATGGGCCAAGATGTCATTGAGTTGAAAGGGGTGTCTGCCAGGGGTCTGAGACACATCATTGATTTTGCATACAGTGCTGAGGTGACATTGGACCTTGACTGCGTACAAGACGTGCTGGGAGCTGCTGTCTTCCTGCAGATCACGCCTGTGGTTGAATTGTGTGAGCAGTTCCTAAAGTCGGCCATGAGCGTGGAGACTTGCCTCAACATTGGCCAGATGGCCACCACTTTCAGCCTCACCTCCCTgaaagagtcagtggatgccTTTACCTTTGCTCATTTCTTACAAATTGCAGAGGAGGAGGATTTCCTGCACCTTCCCCTCGAGCGCCTTGTCTTCTTCCTGAAAAGCAACAAGCTGAAGAACTGCAGTGAAGTTGACCTATTCCGTGCTGCCATCAGGTGGTTGCAGTATGATGAGACGCGACTAGCTAATGCCAGCCTGGTCCTCTGCCACATCCGCTTCCCTTTGATGAAGTCCACTGAGCTAGTGGATAGCGTCCAGACACAAAGCTTAATGCTGGACGATCCCATGTGTCGTCAGTACTTGTTGGAAGCCTTTAACTACCAAATTCTGCCATTTCGACAGCATGAGATGCAGTGCAGCCGAACTATGATCCGCTCAGATACCCTCTCCCTAGTTGCCTTCGGTGGCACTCCCTACACTGACAACAACAGGACAGTCAGCCGCAAAGTCTTTGTTCTTGCAGATGGGAATGCCCGTCAGTTCTCGGAGTGGCCCGAGATGGAGATAGGCTGCAGCCACGCCTGTGTAGCTGTCTTGGACAATTTTGTGTACGTGGTGGGAGGTCAGCACTTGCAGTACCGCAGCGGCGAAGGGGCAGTCAGCTGTTGTTTCCGCTATGACCCGCATCTCAGTCATTGGCTGCGCATTTGTGCCATGCAGGAGGCTCGCATTCAGTTCCAGCTGGATGTGCTGCAAGGGATGCTGTTCGCCACTGGGGGGCGTAACCTTTCTGGGAGCCTCTCCACAGTAGAGTGTTATTCCCCACGACGCAATGAATGGAccaatgtatgttgcttgaaacgGCGGACATGGGGACATGCAGGGACATCCAGTGGGGGCAAGCTCTACATCTCTGGAGGGTATGGTATCACCATTGAAGATAAGAAATCTCTTCACTGTTATAATCCTGAAACAGATCTCTGGGAACAAAAGGCTTCAATGAATGAGCCGCGGGTGCTTCACTCAATGGTCGGGGCAAATGGGAGGATCTATGCTTTGGGTGGCCGGATGGACCATGTTGACCACTGCTTTGATGTCCTGGCTGTTGAGTATTATATCCCTGAGAATGACCAGTGGACCAGTGTCAGTCCAATGAGGACAGGCCAGTCTGAAGCAGGTTGCTGTGTATTACATAGAAAGATCTATGTGGTGGGAGGTTATAATTGGCACTTAAACAACGTGACAAGTGTTGTGCAGGTTTATAACATTGGGACAGACGAGTGGGAGAGGGACCTGCATTTCCCCGAATCTTTAGCAGGGATTGCCTGTGCTCCTGTTGTCTTTCCACAGCTTTCAGCACAGAGATAG
- the klhl26 gene encoding kelch-like protein 26 isoform X3 yields MAESGSGESPAVRRNRAMFTGGMREMGQDVIELKGVSARGLRHIIDFAYSAEVTLDLDCVQDVLGAAVFLQITPVVELCEQFLKSAMSVETCLNIGQMATTFSLTSLKESVDAFTFAHFLQIAEEEDFLHLPLERLVFFLKSNKLKNCSEVDLFRAAIRWLQYDETRLANASLVLCHIRFPLMKSTELVDSVQTQSLMLDDPMCRQYLLEAFNYQILPFRQHEMQCSRTMIRSDTLSLVAFGGTPYTDNNRTVSRKVFVLADGNARQFSEWPEMEIGCSHACVAVLDNFVYVVGGQHLQYRSGEGAVSCCFRYDPHLSHWLRICAMQEARIQFQLDVLQGMLFATGGRNLSGSLSTVECYSPRRNEWTNVCCLKRRTWGHAGTSSGGKLYISGGYGITIEDKKSLHCYNPETDLWEQKASMNEPRVLHSMVGANGRIYALGGRMDHVDHCFDVLAVEYYIPENDQWTSVSPMRTGQSEAGCCVLHRKIYVVGGYNWHLNNVTSVVQVYNIGTDEWERDLHFPESLAGIACAPVVFPQLSAQR; encoded by the coding sequence TGCGGGAAATGGGCCAAGATGTCATTGAGTTGAAAGGGGTGTCTGCCAGGGGTCTGAGACACATCATTGATTTTGCATACAGTGCTGAGGTGACATTGGACCTTGACTGCGTACAAGACGTGCTGGGAGCTGCTGTCTTCCTGCAGATCACGCCTGTGGTTGAATTGTGTGAGCAGTTCCTAAAGTCGGCCATGAGCGTGGAGACTTGCCTCAACATTGGCCAGATGGCCACCACTTTCAGCCTCACCTCCCTgaaagagtcagtggatgccTTTACCTTTGCTCATTTCTTACAAATTGCAGAGGAGGAGGATTTCCTGCACCTTCCCCTCGAGCGCCTTGTCTTCTTCCTGAAAAGCAACAAGCTGAAGAACTGCAGTGAAGTTGACCTATTCCGTGCTGCCATCAGGTGGTTGCAGTATGATGAGACGCGACTAGCTAATGCCAGCCTGGTCCTCTGCCACATCCGCTTCCCTTTGATGAAGTCCACTGAGCTAGTGGATAGCGTCCAGACACAAAGCTTAATGCTGGACGATCCCATGTGTCGTCAGTACTTGTTGGAAGCCTTTAACTACCAAATTCTGCCATTTCGACAGCATGAGATGCAGTGCAGCCGAACTATGATCCGCTCAGATACCCTCTCCCTAGTTGCCTTCGGTGGCACTCCCTACACTGACAACAACAGGACAGTCAGCCGCAAAGTCTTTGTTCTTGCAGATGGGAATGCCCGTCAGTTCTCGGAGTGGCCCGAGATGGAGATAGGCTGCAGCCACGCCTGTGTAGCTGTCTTGGACAATTTTGTGTACGTGGTGGGAGGTCAGCACTTGCAGTACCGCAGCGGCGAAGGGGCAGTCAGCTGTTGTTTCCGCTATGACCCGCATCTCAGTCATTGGCTGCGCATTTGTGCCATGCAGGAGGCTCGCATTCAGTTCCAGCTGGATGTGCTGCAAGGGATGCTGTTCGCCACTGGGGGGCGTAACCTTTCTGGGAGCCTCTCCACAGTAGAGTGTTATTCCCCACGACGCAATGAATGGAccaatgtatgttgcttgaaacgGCGGACATGGGGACATGCAGGGACATCCAGTGGGGGCAAGCTCTACATCTCTGGAGGGTATGGTATCACCATTGAAGATAAGAAATCTCTTCACTGTTATAATCCTGAAACAGATCTCTGGGAACAAAAGGCTTCAATGAATGAGCCGCGGGTGCTTCACTCAATGGTCGGGGCAAATGGGAGGATCTATGCTTTGGGTGGCCGGATGGACCATGTTGACCACTGCTTTGATGTCCTGGCTGTTGAGTATTATATCCCTGAGAATGACCAGTGGACCAGTGTCAGTCCAATGAGGACAGGCCAGTCTGAAGCAGGTTGCTGTGTATTACATAGAAAGATCTATGTGGTGGGAGGTTATAATTGGCACTTAAACAACGTGACAAGTGTTGTGCAGGTTTATAACATTGGGACAGACGAGTGGGAGAGGGACCTGCATTTCCCCGAATCTTTAGCAGGGATTGCCTGTGCTCCTGTTGTCTTTCCACAGCTTTCAGCACAGAGATAG